One Acidobacteriota bacterium DNA window includes the following coding sequences:
- a CDS encoding LuxR family transcriptional regulator, which yields MMAELPPREMNEVMDLARQIDRIGRDIGLPYVAVSADISDPAPMTGADGRPLAETVFRWLNPNFDYWKDRSFALRASLISVVRVCGEPFFFQGGRMHSWRKVSALEEVNAHIDPTAYERHGIAAAITCPIHSPLGAIGAVVWATGDAQVDVSAVFRERAEQMFLLSLKFLSAYRDARQPPAPGEAVEFTRREIQCLKWAAAGKTDSEIATIMKVSVPTIRFHLTNASRKLGVSGRSQTIRLATTLGYIGPG from the coding sequence ATGATGGCAGAATTGCCTCCCCGTGAGATGAACGAGGTGATGGACCTCGCCCGGCAGATCGACCGGATCGGCCGCGACATCGGCTTGCCCTACGTCGCCGTCAGCGCCGACATCAGCGATCCCGCCCCGATGACCGGCGCCGACGGCCGCCCGCTCGCCGAAACGGTGTTCCGCTGGCTCAACCCGAACTTCGACTACTGGAAAGACCGCTCCTTCGCCTTGCGCGCCAGCCTGATCAGCGTCGTGCGCGTCTGCGGCGAGCCGTTCTTTTTTCAGGGCGGGCGCATGCACAGCTGGCGCAAGGTCAGCGCATTGGAAGAGGTCAACGCCCACATCGACCCAACCGCCTACGAGCGTCACGGCATTGCGGCGGCCATCACCTGTCCGATCCATTCGCCGCTCGGCGCCATCGGCGCGGTCGTGTGGGCAACCGGCGATGCGCAGGTCGACGTGTCGGCAGTCTTCCGCGAACGCGCCGAGCAAATGTTCCTGCTGTCGCTGAAATTCCTGTCGGCCTACCGCGATGCCCGCCAGCCGCCCGCGCCGGGCGAGGCAGTCGAGTTCACGCGCCGCGAAATCCAGTGCCTGAAATGGGCCGCTGCCGGCAAGACCGACAGCGAGATCGCCACCATCATGAAAGTGTCGGTGCCGACGATCCGCTTCCACCTGACCAATGCCAGCCGCAAGCTCGGCGTCTCCGGCCGCTCGCAGACCATCCGGCTGGCCACCACACTCGGCTATATCGGGCCGGGTTGA
- a CDS encoding acyl-CoA dehydrogenase family protein yields MNLDLSPGDIEFRDEVRAFLRENLTPELAAAGKLATSVFIEPEYTIPWQRILHRKGWVAPHWPKEYGGTGWDEMKRYIWASECALAGAPGVAPMGLGMVGPCIIGYGTPQQKAYYLPRLLAGEDYWCQGYSEPGSGSDLASLQLRAVSDGDDYVLNGTKIWTTHAHHANKMFCLVRTDPEAKPQLGITFLLLDMKTPGIKVDPIISLAGEHELNQVFFDDVRVPKSGRLGKENDGWTVAKYLLEFERGGGSSAGLEAGIERLQRFVFSNPDSDAALIRRVGELAMKVAAIKTTEQRVLAELTGGQPPGPAASMLKVQRTELMQAIDTVGIEALGEHAGVYQPAAWQPGANEDVIGPGELVIGMARYLNNRAGSIYGGSNEVQRNIMAKAVLGL; encoded by the coding sequence ATGAACCTAGACCTGTCGCCGGGTGATATTGAGTTTCGCGACGAAGTGCGAGCTTTCCTCAGGGAGAACCTGACGCCGGAACTTGCGGCTGCCGGAAAACTGGCCACCAGCGTGTTCATCGAGCCGGAATACACAATCCCCTGGCAGCGGATCCTGCACAGGAAAGGCTGGGTCGCCCCGCATTGGCCGAAGGAATATGGCGGCACCGGCTGGGACGAGATGAAGCGCTACATCTGGGCCTCAGAGTGCGCGCTGGCAGGCGCGCCCGGCGTCGCCCCGATGGGCCTCGGCATGGTCGGGCCGTGCATCATCGGTTACGGCACCCCGCAGCAGAAGGCGTACTACCTGCCCCGGCTGCTCGCGGGCGAAGATTACTGGTGCCAGGGCTACTCGGAGCCGGGCTCGGGCTCTGACCTTGCCTCCCTGCAATTGCGCGCGGTGAGCGACGGCGATGATTATGTGCTGAACGGGACGAAGATCTGGACCACGCACGCGCACCACGCCAACAAGATGTTCTGCCTGGTGCGCACCGATCCGGAGGCGAAGCCGCAGCTGGGCATCACCTTCCTGCTGCTGGACATGAAGACGCCGGGTATCAAGGTCGACCCGATCATCTCGCTCGCGGGCGAGCATGAGCTGAACCAGGTGTTCTTCGACGATGTGCGCGTGCCCAAGAGCGGCCGGCTCGGCAAGGAGAATGACGGCTGGACGGTCGCCAAGTACCTGCTGGAGTTCGAGCGCGGCGGCGGATCGTCGGCCGGGCTGGAAGCGGGCATCGAACGGCTGCAGCGTTTCGTATTCTCCAATCCGGACTCGGATGCGGCGCTGATCCGGCGCGTCGGCGAACTGGCGATGAAGGTGGCCGCGATCAAGACGACCGAGCAGCGGGTGCTGGCGGAACTTACGGGCGGGCAGCCGCCGGGACCGGCCGCCTCGATGCTGAAAGTGCAGCGCACCGAGCTGATGCAGGCGATCGATACGGTCGGCATCGAGGCGCTGGGCGAACACGCCGGCGTCTACCAGCCGGCCGCCTGGCAACCGGGCGCGAACGAGGACGTGATCGGCCCCGGCGAACTGGTGATCGGCATGGCACGCTACCTGAACAACCGGGCCGGCTCGATCTATGGCGGCTCGAACGAGGTTCAGCGCAACATCATGGCGAAGGCTGTTCTGGGGCTCTGA
- a CDS encoding glycosyltransferase family 4 protein: MPATPLPVRPNLALIEYAPSAQSAPPRETLENMRVALVGGYAPRRCGIATFTTDIAQTLKTYRPGLGLDIYVIDDPAQSMRYEGAACVIRADEAASYRAAAEQLNESGVDAVWLQHEFGIFGGECGEMVCDFADQIAAPVVITFHTVLAEPSAVQRRIMLHLIARASRIMVMSHHSREILGRVYGAREAVVDVIEHGAPDRPFGRQAAFKRRLGMEGRRVLMTFGLLGPGKGLEHAIEAMPDIVRAHPDVIYRIVGATHPNLVAHEGEAYREGLMARARALGVEEHIVWDNRFLDLPDLLDQLEACDIYLTPYPNLQQSTSGTLSYAVALGKAVVSTPYVHAKELLADGTGILIAPGSAEAVSEAVNGLLAPGAALTALQTRAYQRGRATLWSRFADASATMLTRTVKRPPPVRRPLRAPAMEAVFAMSDDTGMLQHAVGVIPDRDHGYCVDDNARALMLMAAASRHDALAAHHQRTFAAFVQAAWNDDVGRFRNFMSYGREWMEAEGSEDSNGRALWALGRTARISQTPELRDWATALFDRAAGPLASLHSPRAQAFALLGACDLLAAQPDHRAARHLVERGAATLDGLLACAPRDWKWFENVLAYDNARLSQAMIEAGLALGDRGLTDKGLDTLAWLFGRQLSGSGYFRPVGSDTFGRPHEARPFDQQPLEAWASIDAAAAAWQATGNPSWKDYAQIAWMWFLGENDRGAVLADFDTGRCWDGLTPRGVNRNSGAESILAFQLAYHAMAEFNSLSE, encoded by the coding sequence ATGCCTGCAACGCCCCTCCCCGTGCGGCCGAACCTGGCCTTGATCGAGTATGCGCCGTCGGCGCAGTCCGCGCCGCCGCGCGAGACGCTTGAAAACATGCGCGTCGCGCTGGTGGGCGGGTATGCGCCGCGCCGGTGCGGGATCGCGACGTTCACGACCGACATCGCGCAGACGCTGAAGACCTACCGGCCGGGGCTCGGTCTCGACATCTATGTGATCGACGATCCGGCGCAATCGATGCGCTATGAGGGCGCCGCGTGCGTGATCCGGGCGGATGAGGCGGCCTCCTACCGCGCGGCGGCAGAGCAGCTGAACGAGAGCGGCGTCGACGCGGTGTGGCTGCAGCACGAGTTCGGCATCTTCGGCGGCGAGTGCGGCGAGATGGTGTGCGACTTCGCCGACCAGATCGCCGCGCCGGTGGTGATCACCTTTCATACCGTACTCGCCGAGCCCTCGGCGGTTCAGCGCCGCATCATGCTCCACCTGATCGCGCGGGCGTCGCGGATCATGGTGATGTCACACCATTCGCGCGAGATCCTCGGGCGCGTCTATGGCGCGCGGGAAGCGGTGGTCGACGTGATCGAGCACGGCGCGCCGGACCGGCCTTTCGGGCGGCAGGCGGCGTTCAAGCGGCGCCTCGGCATGGAGGGGCGCAGGGTGCTGATGACGTTCGGCCTGCTGGGCCCCGGCAAGGGGCTGGAGCATGCGATCGAGGCGATGCCGGACATCGTGCGCGCGCATCCCGATGTGATCTATCGCATCGTTGGCGCGACACATCCGAACCTGGTTGCGCATGAAGGCGAGGCCTACCGCGAAGGGCTGATGGCGCGGGCGCGCGCGCTTGGCGTGGAAGAGCATATCGTCTGGGACAACCGCTTTCTCGACCTGCCGGACCTCCTCGACCAGCTGGAAGCCTGCGACATTTACCTGACGCCCTACCCCAACCTGCAACAGTCGACCTCGGGCACGCTGAGCTACGCGGTGGCGCTGGGCAAGGCGGTGGTGTCGACGCCGTATGTCCACGCGAAGGAATTGCTGGCGGACGGCACGGGCATTCTGATTGCGCCGGGCTCTGCCGAGGCGGTGAGCGAGGCGGTCAACGGCCTGCTGGCGCCGGGCGCGGCGCTGACGGCGCTGCAGACGCGGGCCTACCAGCGCGGGCGTGCGACGTTGTGGTCGCGTTTTGCGGATGCCTCGGCCACGATGCTGACGCGGACGGTGAAGCGCCCGCCGCCGGTGCGCCGGCCGCTGCGCGCGCCGGCGATGGAGGCGGTGTTCGCGATGAGCGACGACACCGGCATGCTGCAGCACGCGGTGGGCGTCATTCCTGACCGCGACCATGGATACTGCGTCGACGACAATGCCCGCGCGCTCATGCTGATGGCAGCGGCGTCGCGCCACGATGCCCTAGCCGCGCATCACCAAAGAACCTTTGCGGCGTTCGTTCAGGCGGCGTGGAATGACGATGTCGGACGTTTCCGCAATTTCATGTCTTATGGGCGTGAGTGGATGGAGGCCGAGGGGTCGGAAGATTCCAACGGCCGCGCCTTGTGGGCCCTCGGGCGCACGGCGCGGATAAGCCAGACGCCGGAGCTGCGCGACTGGGCTACAGCGCTGTTCGACCGGGCGGCGGGTCCGCTCGCCAGCCTGCACAGCCCGAGGGCGCAGGCCTTCGCCCTGCTCGGCGCGTGCGACCTGCTGGCGGCGCAGCCGGACCACCGGGCAGCGCGCCATCTTGTCGAGCGCGGCGCGGCAACGCTGGACGGCCTGCTGGCGTGCGCTCCGCGGGACTGGAAATGGTTCGAAAATGTGCTCGCGTACGACAATGCGCGCCTCAGCCAGGCGATGATCGAGGCGGGTCTCGCGCTGGGCGACCGGGGCCTCACGGACAAGGGCCTCGATACGCTGGCCTGGCTGTTCGGGCGGCAATTGTCCGGGAGCGGATATTTCCGGCCGGTGGGGTCCGACACGTTCGGGCGCCCGCACGAGGCGCGGCCTTTCGATCAGCAGCCGCTGGAGGCGTGGGCCTCGATTGATGCGGCCGCGGCAGCGTGGCAAGCGACGGGCAATCCGTCGTGGAAGGACTATGCGCAGATCGCCTGGATGTGGTTCCTTGGCGAGAATGACCGCGGCGCCGTGCTGGCGGATTTCGACACCGGCCGGTGCTGGGACGGGCTGACGCCGCGCGGCGTGAACCGCAACAGCGGCGCAGAGTCGATACTTGCCTTCCAGCTGGCCTATCATGCGATGGCCGAATTCAATTCCCTGTCCGAGTGA
- a CDS encoding glycoside hydrolase family 130 protein, with the protein MRWPNSIPCPSDAAPEIFLRSNKVLHPNPIRIFDTRLKADPSRVVLRPFHLGWQAHNAPGGRALKLVEDVAALSPEQTRLEYGRVLRDFKERHWQTEKMFADRFLEVQASLGLKAGDYSDTKRKLIGAYFCHEYTYAAAALMNPSIVPHPDQSSMGDGHCRFVMSLRAVGEGHISSIAFREGIANPDGSFSLWPQGPFATSAELDDATLTDEIDGVSVHRHSDSSLSNTVIFPITEQQRNGLEDLRLVRLDHGGGDYEWVGTYTAYSGSSIRSELLRTRDFCSFDLEPIRGEAGRNKGMALFPERVNGLYTMIGRQDGKNLYLLQSEDLSEWDREGVLLMEPKYPWEFIQIGNCGSPIRTSEGWLMLTHGVGAMRKYALGCALLDLDDPSKVIARSREPILTAEHADRSGYVPNVVYTCGALHCGDHLLIPYGISDSAIGFATARIDDLLRMMR; encoded by the coding sequence ATGCGATGGCCGAATTCAATTCCCTGTCCGAGTGACGCCGCTCCGGAGATTTTCTTGAGATCCAACAAGGTCCTGCATCCTAACCCGATCAGGATATTCGACACCCGACTGAAGGCCGACCCGTCACGGGTCGTGCTTCGTCCGTTTCACCTCGGCTGGCAGGCGCACAATGCGCCGGGCGGCCGTGCGCTGAAGCTTGTGGAGGACGTGGCGGCGCTGTCGCCCGAACAGACGCGGCTGGAGTACGGGCGCGTGCTGCGCGACTTCAAGGAACGCCACTGGCAGACGGAGAAGATGTTTGCCGACCGGTTCCTGGAAGTGCAGGCCTCGCTCGGGCTGAAGGCGGGCGATTATTCCGATACGAAGCGCAAGCTGATCGGCGCGTATTTCTGCCACGAGTACACGTATGCGGCGGCGGCGCTGATGAACCCCTCAATTGTTCCGCACCCGGACCAGTCCAGCATGGGCGACGGGCATTGCCGGTTCGTGATGAGCCTGCGCGCCGTGGGCGAAGGGCATATCAGCTCGATTGCGTTCCGGGAGGGCATCGCCAATCCGGATGGCAGCTTCTCGCTCTGGCCGCAGGGGCCGTTCGCGACCTCGGCGGAGCTCGACGATGCGACGCTGACGGACGAGATCGACGGCGTCAGCGTTCACCGGCACAGCGACAGCAGCCTTTCGAACACCGTGATCTTCCCGATCACCGAGCAACAGCGCAACGGGCTGGAAGACCTGCGGCTGGTGCGCCTTGACCATGGCGGGGGCGACTATGAATGGGTTGGCACGTACACGGCCTATTCCGGATCGTCGATCCGCTCCGAACTGTTGCGCACGCGTGATTTCTGCTCGTTCGACCTTGAGCCCATCCGCGGCGAGGCCGGACGCAACAAAGGCATGGCGCTGTTCCCCGAGCGGGTGAACGGGCTCTACACGATGATCGGCCGGCAGGACGGCAAGAACCTCTACCTGTTGCAATCCGAAGACTTGTCGGAATGGGACCGCGAGGGCGTGCTGCTGATGGAGCCGAAATATCCCTGGGAGTTCATCCAGATCGGCAATTGCGGCAGCCCCATCCGCACATCCGAGGGATGGCTGATGCTGACGCACGGTGTGGGCGCGATGCGCAAGTATGCGCTCGGCTGCGCGCTGCTGGACCTTGATGATCCCTCGAAGGTGATCGCACGTTCACGCGAGCCGATCCTGACGGCGGAACATGCCGACCGGTCAGGCTATGTGCCGAACGTCGTCTATACCTGCGGGGCGCTGCATTGCGGCGACCACCTGCTGATCCCGTACGGCATTTCCGACAGCGCGATCGGCTTTGCCACGGCGCGGATCGATGACCTTCTGCGCATGATGCGCTGA
- a CDS encoding ROK family protein: MSASPPPSAPGLLGGIDAGGTTFKCGLAEPSGHILASTRVPVTSPEETIGRCLGFFREAMQAREGRLACLGIASFGPVVVDASSPDYGTLLATPKPGWSGTRLTQRFFAALGVPVVLDTDVNGALKAEMELGAARGAHCAAYVTIGTGIGGAIHTPGGFLGRPAHPEFGHIRVERHPDDLDFPGTCSFHGACLEGLASAGALSRRWGDPALLPKDHPAWDIEAFYLAQACVSLTLTARPDRILLGGGVMLADGLMPKVRAAFARLMNGYLDLSDGDIESLIQRPALGDDAGMIGAVTLARHAVKTGHCDG; the protein is encoded by the coding sequence ATGTCCGCATCGCCTCCGCCTTCCGCGCCCGGCTTGCTTGGCGGCATCGATGCCGGCGGCACCACGTTCAAGTGCGGCCTGGCCGAGCCGTCTGGCCATATCCTCGCCTCCACCCGCGTACCGGTCACCTCGCCCGAGGAAACCATCGGCCGCTGCCTCGGCTTCTTCCGCGAAGCGATGCAGGCGCGCGAGGGCAGGCTCGCCTGCCTCGGCATCGCCAGCTTCGGCCCGGTGGTCGTCGACGCATCCTCGCCAGACTATGGCACGCTGCTCGCGACACCCAAGCCCGGCTGGTCTGGCACCCGCCTCACCCAGCGCTTCTTCGCCGCGCTCGGCGTGCCGGTTGTTCTGGATACGGACGTCAACGGCGCGCTCAAGGCCGAGATGGAACTCGGCGCCGCCCGGGGCGCCCACTGCGCGGCTTACGTCACCATCGGCACCGGCATCGGCGGCGCCATCCACACGCCGGGTGGCTTCCTCGGCCGCCCGGCCCATCCGGAGTTCGGCCATATCCGCGTCGAACGCCATCCGGACGATCTCGACTTTCCGGGCACCTGCAGCTTCCACGGCGCCTGCCTTGAAGGCCTCGCCAGCGCCGGCGCACTCAGCCGGCGCTGGGGCGATCCCGCACTTCTTCCCAAGGACCATCCGGCCTGGGACATCGAAGCCTTCTACCTCGCGCAGGCCTGCGTCTCGCTCACCCTGACCGCGCGGCCGGACCGCATCCTGCTCGGCGGCGGCGTGATGCTCGCGGATGGCCTGATGCCAAAAGTGCGTGCGGCCTTCGCGCGCCTGATGAACGGCTATCTCGACCTCTCGGACGGCGACATCGAGAGCCTGATCCAACGGCCCGCGCTCGGCGATGATGCCGGCATGATCGGCGCCGTCACCCTCGCGCGCCACGCCGTGAAGACCGGCCACTGCGACGGCTGA